The sequence below is a genomic window from Uranotaenia lowii strain MFRU-FL chromosome 2, ASM2978415v1, whole genome shotgun sequence.
TTCGTACCAGGGATGGTGGTAGATGGCTTGGCCTACTGCTGCTGCCtgtttaatttgaaaagaacaAAGTTAggcaaattgtaaaaaaaaaattgtttcatagAAAGCTCACGCTTTCACTCAACAGGGTTCCGTTAACGCAATAAACAACCATCTCTCCCATCAGAACAACAAACAGAATTATTACGGTGACGGCGTTTGGTCCAAAATTGGTGGAAACGTAGAACATCATCAAACACCAAATGAGAATACAATTCAATATCTGATTGATCAGTATAAAGCTGACGGTATCCTCCAAATGTTCAGTATACTTTAGCGCCAGTTTGTGCTGCTCGATTATGGTCCGAAGCTTGGCTCTCCTATTTTTATCCGTCGAAACTTTGTGGAGTTGTCCGATTTCGGATCTAATCAAATCGAAAAGTTTGGTCCCATATTGGATGATCACCAGAATGACCGCACCTTTGATCGAACTCTGATATGCCGAGCAAAATATAGCCGTTGAGCAGAATATCAGGTAGACTATGTTGTGAAGCAAGTTTTGACGAATGTCTAACCAGTAAAATCTGTGAacgaaattattgaaattttaattttttcacaaaactaaCTTAACTTCTCTTACTGtatttcaacaatcaacaaATATTCGCCTTCGTGAGGAAAGAATAGCTTAAACAAAGTTGAAGCGAAGGGTACACCCAAAAACATCACCACCAAAAATGCGATATAAGCGGCATAACTTTTTGCAAACAGCTCCATCTTCCGGTTGAACTCTCCAATCTCATACAAACACTGCCTCGAATCATACAACCCAATGGATTCCCTCAGCACCTGGACCAGCTTCCGGAAAGACTCGCCCCTAGTCGCAAAAATCCCAATCGAAATGCACACCTCGGTGAAGAAGATCAACTCTGCAGTATTCCTAGCCAAAGAATCGAAACCTTCCTTTCCGGAACCGAGAATTGCTTTCGGTCCAATGAGAATCAATCCCATCCAAAAGACCACGCCGTAGTAACGGAAAATTTGCCTCCCAGGGGCTTCCCAAAGGCCAATTCGTCGTAACATACCCGTTCCGAATTTTAGAACTTCCAGCTCCGGAGGGAGTCCGGGAACCTTTCCGGGTTCCATCTTCCAATagactgaatttgaatttcgggaaAGTCTTCGAAGTTAAAGTTCACATGGGCCATGTTTTAACTATTGGTTCCACCCTGGTATTTGACGAAGAGATGAAAATGGTGGGCCTGTCCGATGCTAATTGGGGCTTACATTTTGATTACATCC
It includes:
- the LOC129744832 gene encoding odorant receptor 63a-like, which gives rise to MLRRIGLWEAPGRQIFRYYGVVFWMGLILIGPKAILGSGKEGFDSLARNTAELIFFTEVCISIGIFATRGESFRKLVQVLRESIGLYDSRQCLYEIGEFNRKMELFAKSYAAYIAFLVVMFLGVPFASTLFKLFFPHEGEYLLIVEIQFYWLDIRQNLLHNIVYLIFCSTAIFCSAYQSSIKGAVILVIIQYGTKLFDLIRSEIGQLHKVSTDKNRRAKLRTIIEQHKLALKYTEHLEDTVSFILINQILNCILIWCLMMFYVSTNFGPNAVTVIILFVVLMGEMVVYCVNGTLLSESAAAVGQAIYHHPWYEETVGLQKDMQLVMRRAQRPTGITAAKFYFVNIERLGLVVQASYSYYLILKKNF